One stretch of Brettanomyces nanus chromosome 4, complete sequence DNA includes these proteins:
- a CDS encoding uncharacterized protein (EggNog:ENOG41), which yields MMPISCMECRRRKIKCNKMVPCNQCTVKDRHCEYPPKFRSIKVEQLVMDDVAVAPLGDDKALLDGSVPLPNGLLTAPSSNSSSSSDSPHGITRPRELISMEESNSMFGSNGIKRPKIEETSTVLQLEGLHNLGQLTPESTVPLIQKLNKENEGLKLKIRDLRLKNKRQRTKLKKIISSQIDCDDSSDDDIDDDIEDDGKPEQHDNFEKVVKPSSIYYGPNSTRYMISSSMTKDEISEFDDFIKVKRQIKQKRNLPVLVHPKANSAKAKQIAKKENVEAIIALLKKFFHLKVHYVNFISPIPLLELFAHYDSITEWNKNDDDKLLLSIIIIIVTLRSLPANDPLLYKYGISYEKNRESLYKQYKNLKRGIQIETTTSLRAYVLECEDLFFNDQIEKSWSLLFRLVSSAYSLGLHVYDESIVKTLKAEQHEKSGDVIKKNPKTSLWLIINFISATLCSVLGRPNPVTFNFQPLLKNYEIRLNYKIALADLVKKSTNILIDSYKIPIDLDTVLDIDESFVNEVLIYEKILIDTRIMRNMRSRDITKPSFITLPVIDKSLGGNPANDLHDHDSGADDADDKDHHNHHHHFHRSHGKEADRDAETGTKRAISSADVGVQSNWLGKKSNSVSQMDLSKLLVDCPLDIRFTILRPCPLQNEEEPWCLILEDADTLCDLIMLYGNRAKFHQHFMSKYTKSLESCLDSILKVLEHTQDLVELMLKKFAEASFQRVYPFFYVFLYQTFVVTYTLMHLGYAKLSAYYNEIGMIRQRLIKLFDTVGPKHWRPNVIRIIQYINDMCDNFFKTYLEKEQQIPKSTTLPPLPEGNKSMVVHPGTYKIQHERLQQEKERQLQNAIPNFSEGADSATSLRTPLSLNSMFQINSLANSPNAAGNGNMQPMPMFPDLLVHNVPDDIRNKLSRSIAISAPTVDAGATATGGPSSSGPSNETVVASQSGDGSSVVGVINAKPSGFLVSQPVQSYLNNNSASLSQISLSNYNMDYYNPVQQFFPPPAQQQQHQKAESEEQQEPVTHVTNSTPPTQTFTIDPLLGFDLNDPFFVQNPFNFNYASSPGNHNSVNAAPARSDAAEFVRNDSVTTVTTNSNELVERSSSDCSK from the coding sequence ATGATGCCGATCAGCTGTATGGAATGTCGCCGTCGGAAGATCAAATGCAACAAGATGGTACCTTGCAATCAGTGCACCGTTAAAGATAGGCATTGTGAGTATCCCCCTAAATTCCGATCGATTAAAGTCGAGCAGTTAGTGATGGACGACGTTGCGGTCGCACCTTTAGGAGATGACAAGGCACTTCTGGACGGTTCAGTACCTCTTCCAAACGGTCTCCTAACGGCCCCAAGTTCtaattcctcttcttcaagtgaTTCCCCGCATGGAATAACTAGACCTAGAGAGCTTATAAGCATGGAGGAGTCTAACAGCATGTTTGGTTCTAATGGTATCAAGCGTCCTAAAATTGAGGAGACCAGCACCGTGTTGCAACTCGAAGGTCTCCACAATTTGGGCCAGCTTACTCCGGAATCCACCGTTCCTCTCATacagaagttgaataagGAGAATGAAGGACTGAAACTGAAAATCAGAGACCTTCGATTAAAAAATAAACGCCAAAGAACcaagctgaagaagatcatatCTTCTCAAATAGATTGTGACGATTCCAGTGACGATGATATAGACGACgatattgaggatgatgGTAAACCCGAGCAACATGACAATTTCGAGAAAGTGGTGAAACCCTCTTCGATTTATTATGGTCCGAACTCGACAAGGTATATGATTTCTTCCTCGATGACTAAGGATGAAATAtcagaatttgatgattttatCAAGGTTAAGCGACAGATAAAACAGAAGCGAAATCTTCCTGTGCTTGTTCATCCCAAGGCCAATTCTGCCAAGGCTAAGCAGATTGCCAAGAAGGAAAATGTCGAAGCCATTATCGccttattgaagaagttttttCACTTAAAGGTTCACTATGTGAACTTTATATCGCCAATACCCTTGCTTGAATTGTTTGCCCACTACGATTCTATTACGGAGTGGAATAAAAATGACGATGACAAGCTTTTGCTTTCCATCATAATCATAATCGTAACTCTGAGATCCTTACCTGCAAATGATCCCTTGCTGTACAAGTACGGCATTAGTTACGAGAAGAATAGAGAGTCGCTATACAAGCAGtacaagaacttgaagagagGTATTCAAATTGAAACGACTACCAGCTTGCGTGCTTATGTCTTGGAGTGTGAGGACTTGTTCTTCAATGACCAGATTGAGAAGTCATGGAGCTTACTGTTTCGTTTGGTAAGTTCTGCTTACTCTTTGGGACTTCATGTGTATGATGAATCGATTgtgaagactttgaaggCGGAACAGCACGAGAAATCTGGTGAtgtgatcaagaagaaccCTAAAACTTCTCTCTggctcatcatcaattttattTCGGCAACTCTATGTTCGGTCTTGGGACGTCCTAATCCTGTGACATTCAATTTTCAACCCTTGTTGAAAAACTATGAGATCAGATTAAACTACAAAATCGCTCTCGCAGATTTGGTCAAGAAGTCAACAAATATTTTGATTGATTCCTACAAGATCCCTATCGATCTTGATACCGTTCTGGATATAGATGAAAGTTTTGTGAATGAAGTTCTCATCTATGAAAAAATTCTAATAGACACCAGGATCATGAGGAACATGAGATCCAGAGATATTACCAAGCCAAGTTTCATCACACTTCCTGTGATTGACAAGTCTCTAGGTGGCAATCCAGCAAATGATTTACACGATCATGATAGTGGCGctgatgatgctgatgataAAGATCATCATAACCATCACCACCATTTTCACCGTAGTCATGGTAAGGAAGCAGATAGAGATGCGGAGACTGGTACTAAAAGGGCTATCTCGTCAGCTGATGTTGGCGTTCAGAGCAACTGGTTAGGGAAGAAATCGAATTCAGTAAGTCAAATGgatctttcaaagcttctTGTTGACTGTCCGCTGGACATCAGATTTACTATTCTTAGGCCGTGCCCACTTCaaaacgaagaagaaccttGGTGTTTAATTCTGGAAGATGCAGATACTTTGTGTGATTTGATTATGCTCTATGGTAATAGGGCCAAGTTCCATCAGCATTTCATGTCTAAATACACAAAGTCGCTTGAGAGTTGTCTAGACTCAATTTTGAAAGTTCTTGAGCATACCCAGGATTTGGTGGAGTTGATGTTAAAGAAGTTTGCTGAGGCTTCGTTCCAAAGGGTTTATCCATTCTTCTATGTGTTCTTATACCAGACTTTTGTTGTCACATATACATTGATGCATCTAGGGTATGCCAAATTGTCTGCATATTACAATGAAATAGGTATGATTCGTCAACGGTTAATCAAGTTGTTTGACACCGTAGGTCCTAAACACTGGAGACCGAATGTGATCCGCATTATTCAGTATATCAACGATATGTGcgacaacttcttcaaaacgTACTTAGAGAAGGAGCAGCAGATTCCTAAAAGTACTACACTTCCTCCACTGCCCGAGGGTAACAAAAGCATGGTTGTCCATCCGGGTACCTACAAAATTCAGCATGAGAGGCTGCAGCAGGAGAAGGAACGTCAGCTTCAAAACGCAATTCCAAACTTTTCTGAAGGTGCTGATTCTGCAACTTCATTAAGGACTCCTCTAAGCTTGAATTCCATGTTCCAGATCAATTCTTTGGCAAATTCACCGAATGCTGCGGGTAACGGTAACATGCAACCCATGCCAATGTTTCCTGATTTGCTGGTTCACAATGTTCCTGATGATATTCGCAATAAGCTTTCCAGATCGATTGCAATATCTGCGCCTACAGTTGACGCTGGCGCAACCGCCACTGGTGGACCCAGCAGTTCAGGCCCTTCAAACGAAACTGTAGTAGCTTCTCAAAGTGGTGATGGTTCTAGTGTGGTTGGCGTCATTAATGCCAAGCCATCAGGATTTCTGGTATCACAGCCAGTTCAGAGCTACTTGAATAACAATTCGGCATCTCTTTCACAGATATCGTTGTCTAATTACAATATGGATTACTATAATCCAGTGCAGCAGTTTTTTCCACCCCCGGCccagcagcagcagcaccaGAAAGCAGAGTCTGAGGAACAGCAGGAACCGGTAACCCATGTCACTAATTCTACTCCGCCCACGCAGACATTCACTATCGACCCTCTGTTGGGATTCGACCTCAATGATCCATTCTTTGTCCAGAATCCGTTTAATTTCAATTATGCATCATCACCTGGAAATCACAACTCTGTTAACGCAGCACCTGCAAGAAGCGACGCAGCGGAATTTGTGCGAAACGATAGCGTCACCACAGTGACTACAAACTCTAACGAGCTGGTAGAgagatcatcatctgacTGCTCAAAGTGA
- a CDS encoding uncharacterized protein (EggNog:ENOG41) yields the protein MSFDNFQSLPKELQLEVLEQCDPLILLQLQRVSRELESLSIYSIRAKLLKLLYEGDFYISIFSPQHEEMHAELYDAKCVVKEKAKISPTSKSAYLFETSSRNTSHYVSFFEIGDLNGSRDPLRSEVFDKYEGDDGHTHKIHLLVGEDSKYIQLHFGMYLKMERDEIPLRIFCMDTRLKATGSQGEGVLDFCNGMFRIKYKLIKGEELPPRGPYDYEVVFNYFIEFSSFEVNNLYLLNMYKDSH from the coding sequence ATGTCTTTTGATAATTTTCAGTCGCTTCCTAAAGAACTCCAGCTCGAGGTGTTGGAACAATGTGATCCCTTAATACTACTACAACTTCAAAGAGTAAGTCGGGAACTCGAGTCGCTGAGCATCTATTCCATAAGAGCAAAACTTTTAAAACTATTGTATGAGGGAGATTTCTATATCAGCATATTTTCTCCTCAGCATGAAGAGATGCATGCGGAGCTCTACGATGCTAAATGTGTGGTGAAGGAAAAAGCAAAGATATCACCGACTTCAAAGTCCGCCTATTTGTTTGAGACGTCTTCTAGAAACACCAGTCATTACGTAAgtttctttgaaattggagaTTTGAACGGGAGTCGTGACCCGCTAAGAAGCGAGGTGTTCGATAAATATGAGGGAGATGATGGACACACGCAtaaaattcatcttctagtTGGCGAAGACTCCAAGTACATTCAGCTTCATTTTGGAATGTACTTGAAAATGGAACGAGATGAAATACCGCTTAGAATATTTTGCATGGATACGCGTTTAAAAGCTACAGGCTCCCAGGGTGAGGGAGTGCTTGATTTTTGCAACGGTATGTTTAGAATCAAGTATAAACTCattaaaggtgaagagcTGCCTCCCAGAGGCCCTTACGACTATGAAGTTGTCTTCAACTATTTTATAGAGTTTTCGAGTTTTGAGGTGAATAATTTGTACCTTTTGAACATGTATAAAGATAGTCATTAA
- a CDS encoding uncharacterized protein (EggNog:ENOG41), with translation MGYFMLCERYHVSFKMILKDQNLNVFLGCEVMGLSTIINMLYYLRPRWYIATYVLWWINVTLSLLAGWGITFIMIGYNKFSMKEANATILLPCVTMTVVSSTGSLISQSMMNRPGFQLSQDIITFLLWSNAVILATVLICFYFNKLLLHGLPAKEVIYTCFIPIGILGQGGWAIQLNYKNLGNLIVNGSGLKLLNLDVGFSEEYLQTISATLNILGICVALFLAAFGVCLTALSFLAVVYCGRPPVWIRTMWASTFPLGTMALSFNEMYLTTKLTGFQVISTIYSVMLILITTYCIIGTVLFDVPYKDICNIIRSSKKE, from the exons ATGGGA TACTTTATGCTATGTGAAAGGTATCATGTTTCGTTCAAAATGATCTTGAAAGATCAGAACCTAAACGTTTTTTTAGGTTGCGAGGTAATGGGTCTGTCCACAATAATTAACATGCTATACTATCTCCGGCCTCGATGGTATATAGCCACTTATGTGCTTTGGTGGATAAACGTCACCCTAAGCTTGCTGGCGGGATGGGGAATTACTTTCATTATGATTGGCTACAATAAGTTCAGTATGAAAGAGGCGAATGCCACCATACTTCTACCATGTGTGACCATGACTGTTGTTTCCTCGACGGGGTCCTTAATTTCTCAGTCGATGATGAACCGGCCAGGTTTCCAACTTTCTCAAGATATCATTACGTTCCTTCTTTGGTCGAATGCTGTTATTTTAGCCACCGTTTTAATATGCTTTTATTTCAATAAGCTATTATTGCATGGTCTTCCTGCAAAAGAGGTTATTTACACCTGCTTTATTCCCATCGGTATATTGGGTCAAGGAGGTTGGGCTATTCAGCTTAATTACAAAAATCTTGGTAATCTTATTGTGAACGGTTCGGGCTTAAAGTTGCTCAATTTGGATGTCGGATTCTCTGAGGAATATCTACAAACGATTAGTGCTACATTAAACATTTTGGGTATCTGTGTCGCATTGTTCTTGGCAGCCTTTGGCGTTTGCCTTACTGCATTATCGTTTCTGGCCGTTGTTTATTGCGGCAGGCCACCTGTTTGGATTCGAACCATGTGGGCCAGTACTTTTCCCCTAGGAACAATGGCTCTTTCATTCAACGAAATGTATTTAACCACAAAGCTCACCGGTTTTCAGGTAATTAGTACCATCTATTCTGTGATGTTAATACTTATCACCACCTACTGCATTATCGGTACGGTGCTGTTCGATGTGCCTTACAAAGATATATGCAACATTATTCGAAgctcaaagaaagaatag
- a CDS encoding uncharacterized protein (BUSCO:EOG09342NCR~EggNog:ENOG41), translated as MSLATLNICTHSGTFHADESLAVFMLKLLKRFSNAKVTRSRKPEDWESADIVVDVSGKYDAKKFFDHHQREFTGTFNSEYKTKLSSAGLVFKHFGKEVIAKVLKFDVKEKATDIEFLYDRVYKDFIEAVDANDNGIDKYANQKELVPRFHDKNFSLAGVVSNLNPSWDTDPTDADFDRMFIKASQIMGEAFLEFLTYMGKSFLPAKQYVEKAYGERFDVDKSGKIIVMEQYVPWKEHVYNIEKANNAVGQILFVLFPDTTGSWRITAVPVSAASFDSRKKLPEQWRGLRDNALSEKTGIPNCVFIHAAGFTGGVKSKEGAIKLAKMSI; from the coding sequence atgTCATTAGCAACACTAAATATATGTACTCATTCGGGTACTTTCCATGCAGATGAGTCACTTGCGGTTTTCATGTTGAAACTACTTAAACGGTTTTCAAATGCAAAAGTGACTAGATCTAGAAAACCAGAGGATTGGGAATCCGCAGATATTGTCGTTGACGTGAGTGGAAAGTATGACGCTAAAAAGTTCTTcgatcatcatcaaaggGAATTTACTGGCACTTTCAACTCTGAATATAAGACAAAGCTCTCGTCTGCTGGCTTGGTGTTCAAACATTTTGGCAAAGAAGTTATCGCCAAGGTGTTGAAATTTGATGTTAAAGAGAAGGCCACCGATATCGAATTTTTATACGATAGAGTTTATAAGGACTTTATTGAGGCTGTTGATGCTAACGATAATGGTATTGACAAGTATGCCAACCAAAAGGAGTTGGTTCCACGGTTCCATGATAAAAACTTCAGCTTGGCTGGCGTGGTTTCCAACTTGAACCCTTCGTGGGACACTGATCCTACAGATGCTGACTTTGATCGTATGTTTATAAAAGCTTCCCAGATTATGGGTGAGGCATTTTTAGAGTTCTTGACATACATGGGTAAATCCTTTCTTCCAGCTAAGCAGTACGTTGAGAAGGCATATGGGGAGAGATTCGATGTTGATAAGAGCGGAAAGATCATAGTCATGGAACAGTATGTTCCATGGAAAGAGCATGTCTACAACATTGAGAAGGCTAATAATGCAGTTGGCCAGATCTTGTTCGTTCTATTCCCAGACACGACAGGCAGCTGGAGAATTACTGCAGTGCCAGTTTCTGCAGCTTCGTTTGattccagaaagaaattgCCAGAGCAATGGAGAGGACTAAGAGACAATGCTTTGAGTGAAAAGACCGGAATTCCAAACTGTGTGTTCATTCATGCAGCCGGTTTCACTGGAGGCGTCAAATCCAAAGAGGGTGCAATTAAGCTTGCAAAGATGTCAATCTAA
- a CDS encoding uncharacterized protein (BUSCO:EOG093417ON): MSAQQRPYKDSIASSKRIPLKESSKTFLNVNKISKNQLQQQHEDSWKPSLDEKAEKMSQKVSQKQYKHTQSNQLVGSQFLEWQQSWRRILKRSIVFFDETSKRHEHEYARAVSAFKNLGSNFSSFFTDQVTIIVSMRTYDKQGEYPKGDIFHTARKKELKVWNYDKVFRFMKNLGEPVPDEKASSKLSFLLRNEKLFGPNDRDPNARREDIKYFSDLFLYVYDLKQQTRPVAVREWTRDGDFPRLHHSTNGKSIFVSNGYTRLERNKRIIRVVYFLNSKEYRKKLIEESYVDSGMDVPTYTERKRLFDEWREEFYQQSGSLPPRRLRVFPIANDSEENNLNEGIYPESNACLPVKQNDSINEKDEEVPNIHTVANTSKKQWGTRWTENTTELDDHTVNRGSSVTVRVPALCRDDSVIGAGCTKFKNEYGEIQASGVQNQSGSNAVSGNNVGNGLAPSYSEVHSKKIAQNQRKTMVFDPPSKKHLVKETIVEEGKENEVPPNSIMSPGEGPDFVKEPPKVFIKHAQLAKLNPLSVEMTERKLKRRRERYSEKKHKRAKHSSKPGYCENCRVKYSDFDAHILTDKHRQFAINSKNFEEIDDLITDVREHISFSEERRQHETKKELKYKQKY; the protein is encoded by the coding sequence ATGAGTGCACAACAACGGCCTTATAAAGATTCAATTGCATCATCAAAGCGTATTCCCTTGAAGGAATCTTCGAAAACCTTTCTAAACGTTAACAAGATCTCCAAAAATCAAttacagcagcagcatGAAGATTCGTGGAAACCTTCGTTAGATGAGAAGGCCGAGAAAATGTCGCAGAAGGTGTCTCAGAAACAGTATAAGCACACACAGAGTAATCAGCTAGTTGGATCTCAGTTTTTAGAGTGGCAGCAGAGTTGGCGTCGCAttctgaaaagaagcatcgTGTTCTTTGACGAAACAAGTAAGAGGCATGAGCATGAGTATGCCCGTGCCGTTTCTGCCTTTAAAAATCTGGGAAGTAATTTCTCCAGTTTCTTCACGGATCAGGTGACTATCATTGTGTCGATGAGAACTTACGATAAACAAGGAGAATACCCTAAAGGTGATATATTTCATACTgcaaggaaaaaagaacttAAGGTTTGGAACTATGATAAAGTCTTTAGGTTCATGAAGAACCTGGGCGAACCAGTTCCTGACGAGAAAGCTTCGAGTAAGCTTTCGTTTCTGTTACGTAACGAAAAACTCTTTGGACCTAACGATAGAGATCCTAACGCAAGACGTGAGGATATCAAGTATTTCTCTGATTTGTTTCTCTATGTTTATGATTTGAAGCAGCAGACACGTCCCGTTGCGGTGAGGGAATGGACCAGAGATGGTGATTTTCCTAGATTGCATCATTCTACCAACGGTAAATCTATCTTCGTCAGCAATGGGTATACCCGGTTGGAGAGAAATAAACGCATAATACGTGTTGTTTACTTTCTGAACAGCAAAGAGTATAGAAAGAAGCTAATAGAGGAGTCTTACGTTGACTCAGGTATGGACGTTCCCACTTATACTGAGAGGAAGCGACTTTTTGATGAATGGAGGGAGGAATTTTACCAACAATCGGGCAGTCTGCCTCCACGACGGCTTCGTGTTTTTCCCATTGCCAATGATTCAGAAGAAAACAATCTCAATGAAGGTATTTACCCCGAAAGCAATGCTTGTCTTCCTGTGAAACAGAATGACTCTATAaatgagaaagatgaagaggtgCCGAATATTCATACTGTCGCTAATacctcaaagaaacaatggGGTACTCGTTGGACAGAAAATACCACAGAGTTGGATGATCATACCGTTAATAGAGGAAGTTCAGTCACTGTTCGCGTTCCTGCACTCTGTAGAGATGATTCTGTCATTGGGGCTGGATGTACTAAATTTAAGAACGAGTATGGAGAAATCCAGGCTTCAGGAGTGCAGAATCAATCTGGATCAAATGCTGTTAGCGGTAACAATGTTGGCAATGGGTTAGCACCATCTTATTCGGAGGTTCACAGTAAGAAAATTGCACAAAATCAAAGGAAGACCATGGTGTTTGATCCCCCATCTAAGAAGCATTTAGTGAAGGAGACAATAGTGGAAGAAGGGaaggaaaatgaagttCCGCCAAACAGTATAATGAGTCCGGGTGAAGGGCCTGATTTTGTGAAGGAGCCTCCCAAGGTTTTCATCAAGCATGCTCAGCTAGCCAAATTGAATCCATTAAGCGTGGAGATGACGGagagaaagttgaagagaagaagagaacgtTACtcggagaagaagcataaAAGAGCTAAGCATTCATCAAAGCCGGGCTACTGTGAAAACTGCAGAGTGAAGTACTCTGATTTTGATGCGCATATTCTCACCGACAAGCATCGCCAATTTGCTATAAACTCTAAAAATTTCGAAGAGATCGATGATCTAATTACAGATGTGCGAGAGCACATCTCGTTCAGCGAGGAGAGGAGGCAGCACGAAACTAAGAAGGAGCTAAAATATAAGCAAAAATATTAA
- a CDS encoding uncharacterized protein (BUSCO:EOG09342JTF) yields MPQIHELSSDESDDELYDNEQDLSGVLLGFGDVVICEEDKPEVEDTFIGGEPIWLNPESPPPSDLLLCKNCHLPLRLFLQTYALIGESLYDRVIYIFGCNKASCRRLKGSIRAIRALRKDPNVMKRREMEFKIDELKVKRDNDIIRAKKTHTKELASKIFASKESHLANPFDTSDSNPFSTSLDPFTAVDNSGKPDQKISVPQEQFNVTASDYLAFVPHLAPLKPSRRELDFELPSFPGTILYLEDEVLDPSERISPPIQSNINFKETVDAPEMETGSSFKMPEKVNTNIKEAGEIIKSLDDTTFQHFTDIISYNPTQVYRYKLNGFPLLYNTKDDVSKVFYDENGKLRDEKDFALPRPGYHPNGSRRFELQLMPQAIIDLESDDSIDILKDGMEWGTILVATDSDDFIPDTYFDENYVAYVEEWCGVQWEEQMHN; encoded by the coding sequence ATGCCCCAAATACATGAGCTTTCTTCAGATGAGTCGGACGATGAGTTGTACGATAATGAACAGGACCTTTCAGGAGTTCTACTAGGCTTTGGTGATGTTGTCATTTGTGAAGAGGATAAACCTGAAGTTGAGGATACTTTTATTGGAGGTGAACCGATTTGGTTGAATCCGGAATCCCCTCCTCCATCAGACCTTTTACTGTGCAAGAATTGTCACTTGCCCTTGCGGTTATTCTTACAAACATACGCTTTGATCGGAGAGTCGTTATATGATCGTGTGATTTACATATTTGGATGCAATAAAGCTTCATGTAGAAGACTTAAAGGCTCTATAAGGGCAATCCGGGCGTTGAGAAAAGATCCGAATGTGATGAAACGGAGGGAGATGGAGTTTAAAATTGACGAGCTGAAGGTGAAAAGGGATAATGATATCATTAGAGCTAAGAAAACGCATACCAAAGAACTGGCCAGCAAGATTTTTGCTTCAAAGGAAAGTCATTTAGCAAACCCTTTTGATACTTCTGATTCCAATCCATTTAGCACTTCTTTAGATCCATTTACAGCGGTAGACAATAGTGGGAAACCTGATCAGAAGATTTCTGTTCCCCAAGAGCAGTTTAACGTTACAGCCTCAGACTATTTAGCATTTGTCCCTCACCTCGCACCTCTTAAACCATCCCGACGTGAACTAGACTTCGAACTGCCAAGCTTTCCAGGTACAATTCTCTACCTAGAAGATGAGGTCCTTGATCCTTCTGAGCGGATATCGCCTCCTATCCAAAGTaatatcaacttcaaagagACCGTGGATGCTCCCGAAATGGAAACTGGGTCTAGCTTCAAGATGCCGGAAAAGGTTAACACAAACATCAAAGAGGCTGgagaaatcatcaaatctTTGGATGATACCACGTTCCAACATTTTACTGATATAATATCGTACAACCCAACTCAGGTGTACAGATACAAATTGAACGGGTTTCCACTTTTATACAATACTAAGGATGATGTCTCGAAAGTTTTTTATGATGAGAATGGTAAGCTTCGAGATGAGAAGGATTTTGCACTTCCAAGGCCAGGCTATCATCCTAACGGTTCTAGAAGATTTGAACTTCAGTTGATGCCTCAAGCAATTATTGACCTAGAGTCCGATGATAGTATCGATATACTCAAAGATGGTATGGAATGGGGCACAATTCTCGTTGCAACAGACTCAGATGACTTCATTCCTGACACTTACTTTGATGAGAACTACGTTGCCTATGTCGAAGAATGGTGTGGTGTCCAATGGGAAGAGCAGATGCATAATTAG